The following nucleotide sequence is from Chloroflexota bacterium.
ACGGTGATCGTGGGCTGCTCCACGCTGGCGCAGTTGGAGGCTGACTTAGAGGTGGCCGAGTCCTTCACGCCGATGACCGGCCCGGAGCGGTTGGCGTTCTTCCGCGAGGTGTTGCCGCTCGTGCGGCCTGAAAATATGCCCTGGAAAGCAGCCGACTGGGATAACCCGGTCTAGTGGAGGAGCCGCCAGGAGCCGGCGGGGTTCATTGAGATGAAAAGAGCAGACTCCCATTGAGGAGAGAATATGCGACGAAGATACCCCATCTTGGAGTTTGATGCTACATCGGAAGCGATCATCGAACCCAGGCGAGTGATCGAACCCCTCGACATGCCCGAACATTGTGTGGTCTGCTTCTTCCAAGAGGTCATCACCCGCCTGTGCCAGGAAGGCAAGGCCAGGGAGATTGCCCGCCAGAGAAGCGAGATGGGGGCGCATCCGGTGTACGAGATGGAGGTGGGTGGGAGGCGTTTGGCGGTCTTTCACCCCGGGGTAGGGGCTCCCCTGGCCGCGGGCCTGCTGGAGGAAGTGATCGCCCGCGGCTGTAAGAAATTCATCGCCTGCGGGGGCGCGGGAGTGTTAGATAGAGCCATCGCGGCGGGACACATCATTGTGCCTCGGGCTGCCGTCCGCGATGAAGGCACCTCTTATCATTACCTGCCACCCAGCCGAGAAGTAAACGCCAGTCCGGAAGGCATCGCGGCCATTGAGAAAGTGCTACAAGAACACCGTTGCCCATACATTGTGGCCAAGACCTGGACTACTGATGCCTTCTATCGCGAAACGCCAGTGAAAGTGCAGGCGCGCAGGGCAGAGGGCTGCCTGACGGTGGAGATGGAGGCCGCAGCCCTCTTCGCTGTGGCGCAGTTCAGGGGCGTGGTGTTGGCGCAAATGCTTTACGGGGGCGATGACGTCAGCGGCATCGAATGGGACTCCCGACAGTGGGATGAGCGCGCTACTGTGCGCGAGAAATTGTTCTGGCTGGCGGCGGAGGCCTGTCTTACTTTGTAAGGGACGTTCGGATACGGTCGGTAGGGGGCAGGGCCATACGCACCTGCGGACAAGGAGGGGTTGCTATGACGGCGCGCGGTCGGTATATCATTTACATAATCCTATCGCTGGTTCTGAGTGTGCTTTCTTGCCGGCCTGTGCCGACGCCTTCCGTAGCGCATTTCACCTACACCCCTCCCGCCTTCACATCGACTCCCCCTGGTCTAACGGTAACGCCCCTTCCCTCGCCCACCGCCACAGTCTCCCCTACCTTCACACCCCCGCCCTTCGACCGCCCCACCCTCCTGGGCACCATTTCGTTGCGCCACCTGCCCGCTCAGGGCCGCGACCCGAGCGACTTGGCAGTGGTGAACGGCAGAGTTTACGTGGCCAACCGCATGACGGCAAACGTTTCCATCATTGAGGGCGACGAGGTGCGCAGTGTCGTCGCGGTAGGCGAGCGACCTGTGGCCATCGCCGCCGATCCCGAGACGGGGCGAGTCTATGTGCCCTGCGAGGGCGATGGCAACCTCTACGTGATCGAAGGCGACCGGGTGGTGAAAGCCATTCCCGTCGGCACAGAGCCATCCGACGTCCTGGTGATGGAGGGCCGGGTCTACGTCGGCAGTTACGGCGAAGGGGCGGTGATCGTCCTCGATGCGCGCACGGGCGAGCGCGTGACGCTGGTCCGCGTCGGTGAGCAGGGCGTGCTCGCGCTGGCCGGAGACCCATCGCGGCATCACCTGTACGTGAACGTCTACAATCAGACACATGTTTTCGACACCACGAAGTTGGAAGAAATCGGCCAGGTGAATCTGAACTCCTACGTTACCTTGGGGGTCAATCCGGCTATGGGCCGCTTCTACCTGAACGATTGGGACTCCAAAGCCTATCGCCAGTATCTGGCTGCATTGGACGTGGATACGCTCGCCGTCTTGGTCCGCGTGCCAGTGGGAGGCGACCCCCAGGGCATGGCAGTGGATGCGGGAGCAGACCGGCTCTACGTGGCGAATGGCAGCGGCGAGGTAACCGTGATCCAGGCCAGCACCCACGAGGTTATCGCTTCCGTTGTGGTCGGCGTGCGTCCGGTGGCTGTGGCAGTGGACGAGGAGAGCCACCGCGTTTATGTCGCTGTGGCCGATAGCGACAACGTAGTCGTCCTCGACGGGGCCACCAATCAGGTCCTCGGCGTGATCCCAGTGGGCATTGTACCCCGGGGGATTGCAGTGGACCCCACGCGCGGGCGCACCTACGTGGCCGTGCCCGCCACCGCCAGCCTCTTCGTCATCGAGGACCGCAGCGTCATCGCCGAGGTGCCGGTGGGCATGCATCCCCTCA
It contains:
- a CDS encoding nucleoside phosphorylase is translated as MRRRYPILEFDATSEAIIEPRRVIEPLDMPEHCVVCFFQEVITRLCQEGKAREIARQRSEMGAHPVYEMEVGGRRLAVFHPGVGAPLAAGLLEEVIARGCKKFIACGGAGVLDRAIAAGHIIVPRAAVRDEGTSYHYLPPSREVNASPEGIAAIEKVLQEHRCPYIVAKTWTTDAFYRETPVKVQARRAEGCLTVEMEAAALFAVAQFRGVVLAQMLYGGDDVSGIEWDSRQWDERATVREKLFWLAAEACLTL